A window of the Branchiibius hedensis genome harbors these coding sequences:
- the paaZ gene encoding phenylacetic acid degradation bifunctional protein PaaZ — protein sequence MSELLSSYLAGSWFTATDEGRPVLDAVTGQEVCRVSAAGADLAGAVDYARSVGAPAIQALTFHERAAILKGVAKHLTAAKDGFYELSTRTGATRRDSAVDIDGGIGTVFSFASKATRELPNDTIVLDGKPEPLGKGGTFVGQHLYTSRPGVAVQINAFNFPVWGMLEKFAPAFLAGRPTIVKPATQTAYLTHAAVASMLDSGLLPDGALQLLCGSADGLLELLGTQDQVAFTGSAATAATLRQHPSVVHGGLELGVEADSLNCSILGPDVSVDDPEFELFVKGVVTEMTVKAGQKCTAIRRVIVPAERTDEVIAALSGRLSKITVGNPADDTVRMGALVSLDQRDEVRKSVQALRASADLVFGDPDHVTVVGASAANGAFMGPVLLRAHDGAVEPHEVEPFGPVATVISYSSVAEAVSLAARGGGSLAGSLVTHDPAVARQVVLGLAPWHGRILVLDRTDAAESTGHGSPLPTLVHGGPGRAGGGEELGGIRAVLHHMQRTAIQASPDALTAITGSWFSGAERTVSPEHPFRKSLATLRVGDAIVSDRRTVTGEDIAHFAEFTGDTFYAHTDPEAAAANPLFGGIVAHGYLVVSLAAGLFVEPNPGPVLANFGVDNLRFLTPVKVDDDIAVTLTVKAITPRSSADYGEVRWDAVVTNQRDEPVATYDVLTLVAKDH from the coding sequence GTGTCCGAACTGCTCAGCAGCTATCTCGCCGGCTCCTGGTTCACCGCAACCGACGAGGGCCGACCGGTCCTGGATGCCGTCACCGGGCAGGAGGTGTGCCGGGTTTCAGCGGCCGGCGCCGACCTCGCGGGTGCCGTTGACTACGCCCGGTCCGTGGGCGCGCCCGCGATCCAGGCGCTGACCTTCCACGAGCGCGCCGCGATCCTGAAGGGTGTCGCCAAACACCTGACCGCCGCCAAGGACGGGTTCTACGAGTTGTCCACCCGCACCGGCGCGACCCGGCGGGATTCGGCGGTCGACATCGACGGCGGCATCGGCACGGTGTTCTCGTTCGCGTCCAAGGCCACCCGCGAACTGCCCAACGACACGATCGTCCTGGACGGCAAACCCGAGCCCCTCGGCAAGGGCGGCACCTTCGTCGGGCAGCACCTCTACACCTCGCGTCCGGGTGTCGCCGTGCAGATCAACGCCTTCAACTTCCCGGTGTGGGGGATGTTGGAGAAGTTCGCACCGGCCTTCCTCGCCGGTCGCCCCACCATCGTGAAGCCGGCCACGCAGACCGCCTACCTCACCCACGCCGCCGTGGCATCGATGCTCGACAGTGGCCTGCTGCCGGACGGTGCCCTGCAACTGCTCTGCGGTAGCGCGGACGGCCTGCTCGAGCTGCTCGGCACCCAGGACCAGGTTGCCTTCACCGGCTCGGCCGCCACTGCAGCCACGCTGCGCCAGCACCCCAGCGTGGTGCACGGCGGACTGGAACTCGGCGTGGAAGCCGACTCGCTGAACTGCTCCATCCTGGGCCCGGACGTCAGCGTCGACGACCCGGAATTCGAGCTGTTCGTCAAGGGCGTGGTCACCGAGATGACCGTCAAGGCCGGGCAGAAATGTACGGCGATCCGCCGGGTCATCGTGCCCGCCGAACGGACCGATGAGGTGATTGCCGCTCTCTCGGGGCGGTTGTCGAAGATCACCGTCGGCAACCCGGCCGACGACACCGTGCGGATGGGTGCGCTGGTCAGCCTCGACCAGCGTGACGAGGTGCGCAAGAGCGTGCAGGCGCTGCGGGCGTCGGCGGACCTAGTCTTCGGCGACCCCGACCATGTGACCGTCGTGGGGGCATCGGCAGCGAACGGCGCGTTCATGGGGCCGGTGCTGCTGCGCGCCCATGACGGTGCCGTCGAGCCGCATGAGGTCGAGCCCTTCGGCCCGGTCGCGACCGTCATCTCGTATTCCTCCGTGGCAGAAGCTGTTTCGCTGGCTGCTCGAGGCGGCGGCAGCCTCGCGGGCTCCCTGGTGACCCACGATCCCGCTGTGGCGCGACAGGTCGTTCTGGGCCTGGCTCCCTGGCACGGCCGCATCCTGGTGCTCGATCGCACTGACGCCGCCGAGTCCACCGGCCACGGGTCACCGTTGCCGACCCTGGTGCACGGCGGTCCCGGCCGAGCCGGTGGGGGCGAGGAACTGGGCGGCATCCGGGCCGTGCTGCACCACATGCAGCGGACCGCGATCCAGGCCTCCCCGGATGCGCTGACCGCGATCACCGGCTCCTGGTTCAGCGGGGCCGAGCGCACGGTGTCGCCTGAGCACCCGTTCCGCAAGTCCTTGGCCACGCTCCGGGTCGGGGACGCGATCGTCTCCGATCGACGTACGGTGACGGGTGAGGACATCGCGCACTTCGCGGAGTTCACCGGCGACACGTTCTACGCGCACACCGACCCCGAGGCGGCGGCCGCCAATCCGCTCTTCGGCGGGATCGTGGCGCACGGCTACCTGGTGGTCTCGTTGGCCGCGGGTCTGTTCGTCGAACCCAACCCGGGGCCGGTCCTGGCCAACTTCGGCGTCGACAACCTGCGCTTCCTCACCCCGGTGAAGGTGGACGACGACATCGCGGTGACGCTGACGGTCAAGGCGATCACCCCGCGGTCGAGCGCCGACTACGGCGAGGTGCGCTGGGATGCCGTCGTCACCAACCAGCGCGATGAGCCGGTCGCGACGTACGACGTCCTGACCCTGGTCGCCAAGGACCACTAA
- the paaA gene encoding 1,2-phenylacetyl-CoA epoxidase subunit PaaA produces the protein MLEGHFNAVIEANDRIEPRDWMPEKYRATLVRQIAQHAHSEIIGMQPEGNWITRAPSLRRKAILLAKVQDEAGHGLYLYSACETLGVSRLELTELLLAGKQKYSSIFNYPTLSYTDVGTIGWLVDGAAICNQVPLCRTSFGPYGRAMIRICKEESFHQRQGFELLSTMMRGTDEQRAMVQESVDRFWWPALMMFGPPDDDSPNTAQSMAWGIKRDTNDELRQKFVDMTVPQAEALGVTLPDPHLAWNAERGHYDFGSPDWAEFKAVVTGEGPCNAERLAHRQRAHDEGAWVREAATAYAEKGVSA, from the coding sequence ATGCTCGAAGGGCACTTCAACGCCGTCATCGAGGCGAACGACCGCATCGAACCGCGGGACTGGATGCCGGAGAAGTACCGCGCCACGCTGGTCCGCCAGATCGCCCAGCACGCGCACTCGGAGATCATCGGGATGCAACCGGAGGGCAACTGGATCACCCGGGCACCCTCGTTGCGGCGCAAGGCGATCCTGCTGGCCAAGGTCCAGGACGAAGCCGGCCACGGGCTCTACCTCTACTCCGCCTGCGAGACCCTCGGCGTCTCCCGGCTGGAGCTGACCGAGCTGCTGCTGGCCGGCAAGCAGAAGTACTCCTCGATCTTCAACTACCCGACGCTGTCCTACACGGACGTCGGCACCATCGGCTGGCTGGTCGACGGTGCGGCCATCTGCAACCAGGTCCCGCTGTGCCGCACCTCCTTCGGCCCCTACGGCCGGGCGATGATCCGGATCTGCAAGGAGGAGTCCTTCCACCAGCGCCAGGGTTTCGAGTTGCTGTCGACGATGATGCGCGGCACCGACGAGCAACGCGCCATGGTGCAGGAGTCGGTGGACCGGTTCTGGTGGCCGGCGCTGATGATGTTCGGCCCGCCCGACGACGACTCGCCCAACACCGCCCAGTCGATGGCCTGGGGAATCAAGCGCGACACCAACGACGAGTTGCGGCAGAAGTTCGTCGACATGACCGTGCCGCAGGCAGAGGCGCTGGGCGTGACCCTGCCCGACCCGCACTTGGCGTGGAACGCCGAGCGCGGCCACTACGACTTCGGCTCGCCCGACTGGGCCGAGTTCAAAGCCGTCGTCACAGGTGAAGGGCCCTGCAACGCAGAGCGATTGGCGCACCGCCAGCGCGCACACGACGAAGGTGCCTGGGTGCGAGAAGCAGCTACGGCGTACGCCGAGAAGGGAGTCAGCGCATGA